The bacterium genomic interval GGAAAGATGAAAGCCGCACCTCATCGAGCAAGCCGTGTTGCAGCAGAGTCTGTGCAAGGAGGCCATGGCCGTATATGGCAAGATCTGTGCCAGCTTCCCGTTTAAGCTTGCTCACCAAGTCCACGACGTCGACGTCGCCTTTCATGATGGTCGAGTTGTTCCAAGCGGCCTCGTGCAAGGTCGACGAGAAGACGTACTTGCGGACGCTGTTGATTCGATCGGCAAAATCGCCGGGTTGGCCGGCCCAATCCCTCGCCAGCATTTCATATGTCCGTCTTCCCAGCAACATGCCGTCGCTCTCCAAAAGCCGCTCAAACGCGCCCTTCTGAAACCCATCGTCGAGGTAGCGTCCGACCCATCCCGCTGGGTCTTCAATGACGCCGTCGAGCGTCACCAAGGTGGATTCGATGATCTTCCGCATGGGTATCCCTCCTTTCGTTGGGCTCTGCCGGTCATCCTAGCGATGAGCTCAGCGCCTGCGCTTGAGGAAGCGCGATGCTCCACCTCAGCAGACGG includes:
- a CDS encoding dihydrofolate reductase family protein, with protein sequence MRKIIESTLVTLDGVIEDPAGWVGRYLDDGFQKGAFERLLESDGMLLGRRTYEMLARDWAGQPGDFADRINSVRKYVFSSTLHEAAWNNSTIMKGDVDVVDLVSKLKREAGTDLAIYGHGLLAQTLLQHGLLDEVRLSSFPSSWAAVGSSFGRAKTCGCD